In Rattus rattus isolate New Zealand chromosome 9, Rrattus_CSIRO_v1, whole genome shotgun sequence, a genomic segment contains:
- the Rpl26l1 gene encoding 60S ribosomal protein L26-like 1, whose protein sequence is MSLPLSKELRQKYCVCSMPIRKDNKVQAVITSLESDKDQKITVELKAKSPKVGKEKGRYKELTGNTRVNIIVRQGLTSEASCSLFETLQSMSEVFRCPPVLLLIL, encoded by the exons ATGTCTTTGCCGCTGTCCAAGGAACTGCGGCAGAAGTACTGCGTCTGCTCCATGCCCATTCGCAAGGACAACAAGGTCCAG GCAGTTATCACCTCACTGGAATCAGACAAAGACCAGAAGATAACTGTTGAACTCAAAGCCAAGTCTCCGAAAGTTGGGAAAGAGAAAGGCCGATATAAGGAGCTCACTGGGAATACAAGAGTGAACATAATTGTGCGGCAGGGGCTGACCAGTGAGGCCTCGTGCAGCCTCTTTGAAACTTTGCAAAGTATGTCTGAGGTGTTTCGTTGTCCACCTGTTTTGCTCCTGATTCTGTAA